One Globicephala melas chromosome 9, mGloMel1.2, whole genome shotgun sequence genomic window, GTCCCATACCCTTGCCTTTAGACTATAAGTTATGACAGTGGAATAGGTCTCATACACATTTCTTAGGCCTCCCATGATGCTTGGTGTTGAGAATGTCACAGATGTTCTGTAAATGTGATTATCCTAAGGAGCAGCATGTTCAGACAGAGCATTCCCAGGAGCAAAGCTAGCTGGGGGTGACACTTTTTTCCTAGTGTAGTTACACATAACTAGGCAGGGTGAGGTTTGGGCTGGGTGATAAGGGAAAAAATGGGTCCTTCCCTTATCATTTCATCAAGAAAGTGTCTTGTCTAAATACTCGCAGACCCTGTCACAGCCATCTCAGGAAGATTCAGGGGAAACAGGAGAGTACAGGTACAAACAACTTTTTTGCCCAAGACTTAGGACTTCTGCATTCTCTGTCTTCTACCTCAGTCTCCAAGCAAGAGTAAAACAACAAATCAAACTGATTTCAGTCAAGTTTCAGCAAGAATGTCGCTTTGATTTTGCTGTCTTATTTTGCTTTGCCTGGATAAAAGCCAGAGATAGAGATACGATTTTGGCAGGAGAAGGAatgcacaaaattttttttttttaattctaaaggttcactttttttcctttcaccagcctcattttgcagatgaaaatcTGAGATCTGTAAAGGGAAAGGGGCCCAACTGCAAAGCCACTTGGGAATGGGACCAGGCTCAGATGCTCCCAGGTGACTGACTGACCCTGACAAAAAAACACACGGCAGCCAAGGTCCCCAGAAGCAAAACCAGCAGGAAGAGGCTGTCCTCACCCACGCCTCGTGCTTAGCTCTCAGGGGCCTACGAGGTCCCTCAATCTGCCCATCGCCGGCGGGGAGAACAGACACTCTGCTGGCTCAAGAAAGCGGCACTGCAACTATCATCTCACTACTGAGGAAGTGAAAGGTGACAGTCCATTGGCACTTTCCAAAACTCTGTAATGCTTCTGGAAAGTGCTGTGACCTTTCCTGCTGATGACTGTCAGAATATCAGACACCGGGAATGGAAAAGCCAGCTTGCTTGCTTGGAAACAATAAGGAAGAATATGACATAAGTGACTCTAAGAAACATGGTTCAGGCACAAACTCTAGGCTCTTCTGTCACTTCTCGGGGATCTCTAGCTTTTAAAGCTGGGGCTGAGAATCCTGCTCCCAAATTTTTAACCAGGACCCCGGCAAAAGTTTCTAGCAGTTTAAATGACAGTAAAAGCCTGAATGCTTCAAATTAAGCTAGTGAAAGAACTGTTCTCCTTAAGAAGGTTTTAAAGTCAAATTTTTTGCTCATCCagtattaaacaaaatatattagaagAATTAATCTAGGAGACCTAGGAAGGCAGTCTTGAGTCATCATTTCGGGAGAGACAGTACCCAAGCACGTGAGCCAACTGGAGCCACTGTCTGGGAGGAACAGGAGTGGTGCCCAGGCTTGGGCACTTTCTTCCAGAACCATCCTACCATCAAGGAGGTGATGAAAGGCTCAGTTAAACATTCTCTGCTGCAGAATGGGCTTCAAGCCTTGGAGGCTCTTCCACGCACCTGACTCTACCTACTGATGGATCACCAGAGGCCGAATTACCCTGTGATGGACCACCAGAGGCCGAATCTTGCTTTCCAACCTCTCTGCAACATTCTTATAACTTCTGCTTAGGTAATGTTTTTGAAAAGATGGGGAAGCTGGGCTCTCCTCCAGGTCTTCCTGGGTTTCACAATGTGCTGCTCTTGTGAAGTTCCGAAACTCAAGCACGCCTCTAGCCAAGTGCACAGGACCCCAAATTCACTGACGTGCCAGGCAGGCATTACCACCGGGTTAGCGGGGTGCAGGGGCTTCTGGGCTTGCCTCTTGCCCCGCTGCCAGCACGGCTAACCCTGAAAGGAGAGAGATTTACTAAACCCCGCCTCCAGTCCCTTCCCCATACCACTGATTGGCCTCTAGACCTTCGGTGTTAACGCCCAGGCCAGCGGTTTCGAGCCCAGTTAGGAGGGGGCCCGGGGGGTCCGGCGGCTGTCCAGAGGGGTCACTATGCCCACCACAGCCGCCACCGTGGCCCGAGCGCAGGTGGTCCTTGAGCGTCTGCTTGTAGCGGAAGCTCCTGCCGCACTCGGCGCAGGGGTAGGGCCGCTCGCCCGTGTGGATGCGCTGGTGCTTCATGAGGTGGTGCTTGCGGATGAAGCTCTTGCCGCAGTGCGCGCAGCTGAAGGGCCGCTCGCCCGTGTGCAGCCGCCGGTGGTTGAGCAGGTGCTCCTTGCGCATGAAGCTCTTGCTGCAGTCAGGGCAGGGGTACGGCCGCTCGCCCGTGTGGATCATCTGGTGGCGGATCAGGGCCGAGTGGCCGTTGAAGTCGATGCCacactgagggcaggagaagggcCGCTCCTGCGCGTGGCCCCGCTGGTGGAGCAGCAGGCTGATCTTCAGGCTGAAGCTCCGGCCGCACTGCGCGCACCGGAAGGGCCGCTCGCTGGCGTGGGCTCGCCGGTGGCTGGCCAGGCGCGCCTGGTCGGCGAAGCGCTTGGGGCAGtcggggcaggggaaggggcgcTCGGTGCTGTTGTGGACCCGAAGGTGGTAGGTGAGTCTGGACGGGTGAGTGAAAGTCCTGGCGCAGTGCGGGCAGGTGGGTGGCGTCTCGCTGGCGGGCGGCTGGGGGCCGCGGTCGGCGTGCGGGGGGA contains:
- the ZNF398 gene encoding zinc finger protein 398 isoform X2, with protein sequence MKGNYESLISMDYAMNQPDVLSQIQPEGDHNTEDQAGPEESEIPTDPTEEPGISTSDILSWIKQEEETQVGTPQEPKESDVCKSTYADEELVIKAEGLARASLCPEVPVTFSSPAAAKDTFPDVAFKSPQSAPMAPFGRPATELAEASEGQVTFTQLGSYPLPPPAGEQVFSCHHCGKSLSQDMLLTHQCGPAGERPAPCAQCPRHFPPHADRGPQPPASETPPTCPHCARTFTHPSRLTYHLRVHNSTERPFPCPDCPKRFADQARLASHRRAHASERPFRCAQCGRSFSLKISLLLHQRGHAQERPFSCPQCGIDFNGHSALIRHQMIHTGERPYPCPDCSKSFMRKEHLLNHRRLHTGERPFSCAHCGKSFIRKHHLMKHQRIHTGERPYPCAECGRSFRYKQTLKDHLRSGHGGGCGGHSDPSGQPPDPPGPLLTGLETAGLGVNTEGLEANQWYGEGTGGGV